DNA sequence from the Thiobacillus sp. SCUT-2 genome:
AGACATTACGGAGGTGGCGCGAGATCACGGACTTGTCCCGCTCGAACAAGTCAGCAAGCTGGTTAAGCGAAAGCCAAACCGACTCCCGCTCCAGCCGCACGTCCAGCGCCGGGCCACCGTCGGCCGCCCGGTACAAAACGATTTCACCCAGCCCAGTGCCCATCGTGGTGCCTCCAGGTCAAATCTTCCCGCTCAAGCCCGGCTCACAGGCTCTTGCCGTTGCGGATGACGCCGACTGCGATGCCCTCGATCACCAGTTCCTGGCGCGTGAGGTCGACCTCGATCGGCTCGAAGTCGGGGTTTTCCGGGAGGAGCTGCACGGTGTGGCCGCGCTTCCTGAAGCGCTTGACCGTGACCTCGTCGCCGAGCCGCGCCACCACCACCTGCCCGGCGCGGGCGTCGGCGCTGCGGTGCACCGCGAGCAGGTCGCCGTCGAGGATGCCGGCGTCCTTCATGCTCATGCCGCGCACCTTCAGCAGGTAGTCCGCGCGCGGCGAGAACATCGCGGCGTCGAGCTGGTAGTGCCGCTCGATGTTCTCCTGCGCCAGGATCGGGCTGCCCGCGGCCACCTGGCCGACCACCGCCAGCCCGCCGCCGCCCTTCAGGCGGATGCCGCGCGAGGTGCCCGGCACCAGTTCCAGCACGCCCTTCTTCGCCAGCACCTTGAGATGCGCCTCGGCCGCGTTGGGTGAACTGAAGCCGAAGCGCTCCGCGATTTCCGCGCGCGTCGGCGGCAGGCCGGTGGTCTCGATCCACTCGCGGATCAGGTTCAGGATTTCTTCCTGGCGGGGCGTCAGGTCTCGCATGGCTTCCTCCGGATACTGTATGCATTTACAGCTGTATGCGTATACAGTATAAATACCAAAACCGGAAAACGCCAATGCGAATGTGCGGGCTCCGGTTCATCGCATACGCACCAGGAGAAGCCATGATGAAGCTCGGAAAGATCAGCCCCCTCGCCTTCAGCCGCATGAAGCAGCGCGGGATTTCCATCGACGCCCTGAACGACCTGCTCGCCCGCGGCCAGGTCGAACGGCAGCTCGACGGCGCACAGGTGATCTACCTCGACAGCCCCGTCCCCGGGCCGACCTGGGTCCACCGCCCGCAGCCCCGGCTCTATGCGGTCGTGGATGCGGCCGGCGAGGTGCTGACCGTGGAGAAGCGGGTGCGGCTCAGAAGCTGAGCCGCCCCATCGGCCGGTTACTGCGACGGCCTCGCGGCCGCGAGATAGGCCGCGATGTCATTTACCTCGGCCTCGCTCAACCGGAAACGGTGCGCCCGCACCGACCTGCTCGCCAGCACGGCAGGCAGCTCCGCCAGCGGCGTCCGCATGTCCGCCGCGCCGTTGCGATGGCAGCGGCTGCAGTTGGCCTCGAACAGCGTCTTGCCGCGCATCGCGTCCTGTGCACCCGCCGGGAGTGCGAAGCCGGCACACATCATCAACAGCAGAAAGCGCATCGTCATCGGGCGTCCTTGTCAGTCATGCGGATGCTTTCAATCTAGCCGCCCGCGCGGCCGGGCGCCACGGCACGGGACCGTCCGGGTT
Encoded proteins:
- the lexA gene encoding transcriptional repressor LexA; the encoded protein is MRDLTPRQEEILNLIREWIETTGLPPTRAEIAERFGFSSPNAAEAHLKVLAKKGVLELVPGTSRGIRLKGGGGLAVVGQVAAGSPILAQENIERHYQLDAAMFSPRADYLLKVRGMSMKDAGILDGDLLAVHRSADARAGQVVVARLGDEVTVKRFRKRGHTVQLLPENPDFEPIEVDLTRQELVIEGIAVGVIRNGKSL
- a CDS encoding cytochrome c, with translation MTMRFLLLMMCAGFALPAGAQDAMRGKTLFEANCSRCHRNGAADMRTPLAELPAVLASRSVRAHRFRLSEAEVNDIAAYLAAARPSQ